The region ATCGACTCGGCGTATTGCCCGCTTTTGAAACATATGTCCGCAAGTAGCATAAGCGAGTCAAACGAGTCGGGTTGCGACGCCAGCAACGCTCTGTAATCCTTGCCGCCGCCAATCGAATCGAAGCCGGACAAAAATCGCGTTAGCTTTCTCTCTTGACGCCTTTTTTTAGACGCGGCGACAAAATGGTTCAAAATGGCTACCGCCGCCACGACCAAAAGCAGCATCGCCGCGCTAAAAGCGGGGTGTCGGTAGTCAATCGCTAAAAACTCCGGACTCATCTTGCCGCCAAAACGCTAGCGCTTTCCTAGCTGTTGCGAGCGCTCAAACGCGGCGTTAAGCGCCTCGAATATCGCGCCTCTAACGCCGCGCGCCTCTAACGCGGCGATCCCCTCGATCGTGGCGCCCGCGGGGGAGCAGACGCGATCCTTTAACAACGCGGGGTGTTCTTCTTCGAGCAGCGAAGGCATACCCTCGAACAAGGCTTGCGTCAGCGCGAAGGCGTCGGCGCTTTTCATGCCAAGACGGACCGCGCCGTTAGCGAGCGATTCCGCGATCAGCGCGAGATAGCCCGGACCGCAGCCGCTTAGCGCGACGGCTATATCGATCTCTTTTTCGCTCTCAAACCACAGAGCTTTGCCGACGGCGCTAAATAGCTCTAGCGCTTCGCTCTTGAAACCGGCGTCGCCCGTTAAAGCCGTAGCCGATTTTAGACGCAAAGCGGCAAGATTGGGCATAGCGCGGATAAAGTAGTCCGCCTCGAACGATTCGCGCAACGTTTCAAGCGTAACGCCCGCCATTACCGAGAGGATCGCTTTGGCGCGAACGGGGATGTTCACGTAGGAGAGCGATTGCGGCTTTACGGCTAAAACGACGATCCGATCTTTCGCCTCGCCAATATCGGCGGCAAAGCGCGCGCCTTCAAGCTGCTTTTGCCGCGCCGCGTTATTTTCAAGGACAAGAATGTTATGGGAGTTTTGCCTCTCCCACCCTTTCAACAACGCGCCGCCCATATTTCCCGCGCCTATCAACAGAATATTCATAGTTTTCCTTTGTGGAAGTATTATACAATTACGCAAAACAAGAAAAGGGGCGAAATGTCTAGAGGTTTTACGCTTATGGAACTAATGATCGTTATCGTCATATTGGGACTATTAGCCGCGCTAGTCGTGCCTAACCTTATGGGGCAGAGCGAGGAGGCGAAGCAAAAGCTCGCCTGCGTTCAGATGAAACAGCTTGAAATGGCGCTGAACGATTTTAAGCTAAATTTGCACGATTACCCCTCGACCGAACAGGGGCTAGAGGCGCTGATCAATAATCCGGACGAAGAGCGTTTCAAAAACTTTAGATCGGGCGGTTACCTAAGCTCGAAAACGCCGCCAAAGGACCCGTGGAACACGCCGTATATATATCTAAACGACGACGGCGCGGTCGATCTGATCTCGCTTGGCGCGGACGGCAAAGAGGGCGGAGCCAACCAGAACCGCGATATTAAATTAAGCGAATGCGAGCGCTAAAACGCGGTTTTACGCTGATAGAACTGCTTGTCGTAATCGTCATAATCGGCGCCGTTTACGCGATCACCGTCGCGACGATCAAAAGCGGGAGCGATCAAGCCGCGTCCGCGTGGTCGCTTGAAAAGCTCGACGCGACGTTGAGGGAGTTTCAAAGCGGCTACCTAAAACTGATATGCGACGGGAACGTTTGCGAAAATTGCCGCGTCGTCGATCAAAACGGCGAGGAGCTAATCGCCGATCTGGCGATCTTTTCTCAAACGCCCAAAGTTCTCTATTTCGACGAAAGCGGCTATTTTGGCGATATGCGATTTCCCGCCGATCGCTGCTTTGAGATGGAACGCTTTGAAAACGGCGCTATTAGCGACGCGCTGGTCGAACACGAGGGAAAGTTTTATCGCTATTACGCCTATATGCGCCCCGTCGAAATTTTCGTTAGCCTTGAAGAGGCGAAAAACAGTCTTGATCCGCGTCTTTGGATACCGCAATATAGCTCCGACTTTTTCAACGAGACCGACTAATGCTCTACAAATACCGCGCCATCGATCAAAAAGGCGATAGGCAAAAAGGCGCGATCGAAGCCTCTAGCGCCGAAGAAGCCGCCGCGAAACTACGCGCCAAAGGATTGCTGTTTGATCTGCTCGCTCCGGCTAAGCCGTCCGTATTCGCTAGGGTTTTCAGAGGGCGCAAAGATCGCATACCGCCAAACGATCTAGCTAGGATCAGCCGCGATCTGTCCATCTATCTAAAAGCCGGCGTTTCTATCGTAAACGCCATTCGGTTAGCCTCTACGCAATACGCGAGCGATCGCAAAACGGCGGGCTTTCTCTCGGCTTTGGCGACGCTGCTCGACGAGGGCAAAAGTTTTTCGCAGGCGCTAGAAAACCAGAGCGTTTTTGAGATTCCCGCCTTTTTCGCGCAGTCGATTCGCATATCGGAAAACGGGGGAGTTTTGCAAGAGGTTTTGCTAGAGCTTTCACGTTTTATTAAAGATCAAGAAAGCGTTAAAAAACAGGCGAAAAACGCGCTATTTTATCCGCTGTTTATCGTGATCGTTTCGATATGCATGCTGATCTTTATGATGACGGTCGTCGTGCCGCAAATTACGGGCATGTTCGAGCAGTTGGGACAGGAGCTGC is a window of Helicobacteraceae bacterium DNA encoding:
- a CDS encoding type II secretion system F family protein, which produces MLYKYRAIDQKGDRQKGAIEASSAEEAAAKLRAKGLLFDLLAPAKPSVFARVFRGRKDRIPPNDLARISRDLSIYLKAGVSIVNAIRLASTQYASDRKTAGFLSALATLLDEGKSFSQALENQSVFEIPAFFAQSIRISENGGVLQEVLLELSRFIKDQESVKKQAKNALFYPLFIVIVSICMLIFMMTVVVPQITGMFEQLGQELPSLTRFVIGVSDFIGGYWVAIAVIIAAIAIAHTIALKTNQAYRYAVHLLIIKTPLLGRITMNAELARFCYMCSVLMRSGVPFVRAIRLAANAQTNEALSSLFLKASDRLVEGGRLSVALQQSDFALDRAFIRSIALGEETSELEAILSNLSTLYFEENRDRIAVFLSLLEPALMLLVGALVGFIITAMLLPIFSMSFGV
- the proC gene encoding pyrroline-5-carboxylate reductase, encoding MNILLIGAGNMGGALLKGWERQNSHNILVLENNAARQKQLEGARFAADIGEAKDRIVVLAVKPQSLSYVNIPVRAKAILSVMAGVTLETLRESFEADYFIRAMPNLAALRLKSATALTGDAGFKSEALELFSAVGKALWFESEKEIDIAVALSGCGPGYLALIAESLANGAVRLGMKSADAFALTQALFEGMPSLLEEEHPALLKDRVCSPAGATIEGIAALEARGVRGAIFEALNAAFERSQQLGKR
- a CDS encoding type II secretion system GspH family protein, whose product is MRALKRGFTLIELLVVIVIIGAVYAITVATIKSGSDQAASAWSLEKLDATLREFQSGYLKLICDGNVCENCRVVDQNGEELIADLAIFSQTPKVLYFDESGYFGDMRFPADRCFEMERFENGAISDALVEHEGKFYRYYAYMRPVEIFVSLEEAKNSLDPRLWIPQYSSDFFNETD
- the gspG gene encoding type II secretion system major pseudopilin GspG, with protein sequence MSRGFTLMELMIVIVILGLLAALVVPNLMGQSEEAKQKLACVQMKQLEMALNDFKLNLHDYPSTEQGLEALINNPDEERFKNFRSGGYLSSKTPPKDPWNTPYIYLNDDGAVDLISLGADGKEGGANQNRDIKLSECER